The Apium graveolens cultivar Ventura chromosome 10, ASM990537v1, whole genome shotgun sequence nucleotide sequence TTTATATAATTCCAATGAATTGGCATCTTAATCAGTAACATGTCTTATATATGTCAAATTGTGTAGTTACGCAGCTGTGATTCAGTGAAGATTTGGTGTTAAAAGTCCATGTTCACACAGTTCAAAAGTCAGAGACAATCGAGCAGAAGTCACGGAGCAGACCCACCGCAAATGGAGAGGTGGGTTTGTAATGGAACAGTTTAATATAGTTCAACTTGTTAGTATGTTTGGTAGAAAATGCCAGAATTCGTCATAAAAATGAAATGTAGAGTGTCAAGGTTGGTAGATTAGCATTAGTCAAAGGATTGGAAAAATGATTGTGCTGAAGTTCATCCCATGTCGTTACTACTTTACTTTGCCATTTGGCAAGTGAAGCCATAGTTGAGTCAACAATCTAGGTATGTATGGCAAAAGTGATCATATTAACACAATACTTGAAGGTCAATTTAGGTTGTGATAGAATGACTTTGTTTGACGTAATCCAATTATGTAACATGCAATTCTTGAATTGCTGTATTTTAAATAGGTCAATGAAATTTTAAGTTccattatttttataattattacaAAATAAGAAAAGTTAATTACCAAACTCACCATGATCACCATAAGTTACTATTAAAACTCGATAAATTAATAACCTTGATTAGTTAATAATTTTTTGTAGTCTAGATTCGTGCtctttaatataaattaataattcgctaaatttattaataatttttttattaaacaTATAAGTCTTGTATAATATGTAAATTAATAATTTCTTATTAAATCAAAAAATATATTAACTCCAAGATGTActtttataataaaattttaatataacaTGATTTCTCATAAAATTGATTTGTACTACTACTGTACAACATACATATTGCAAGAAAAAATTACTCAAAATTACTTGATGTCATTATTGTTTTAAGGACAAATTTTCGGGAGACCGACTATAGATATTTCATTCGGCTTCATTTTTATTTGTTAATCcgcttttatttttatttgttcatcattgaaCAATTCTCAGCTTCATTTTTCCATAGATAATCAATAAACTTTTTGGAATCCATTATATACACAATAATCAAATTTCTTTTCGGCATATATATTTGTAAAtatttgtttaaaaaaataaaaatgatatatatatcgataaattattaatttattaataatttatcaataaattgaaaatttattaatttatcgattaattaATATTTGGATTAATTAACAATTTTCTCGGATTTCGAGGATATTAATTTATCGAGATTTACCAGTACATAACTAtctaatataaaaatattaattatttatcaaaaTTAACTACGAAGCCTGTAATTACATAGCaataaatcaaataataatattttaaatatcttGAAACTTATAATTGTAATTTAGTTTTGGAAAATGAACTAGTTTAAGTTCTCTGTGTAATTACGAAGTTGACGAAAACAAACAAGGCCTAAGTATCAGTTTCACAAATCTTAAAATATAAGTAATAATTAACTGATTTTTTAAAAAGACTCATATTTACAtacattttttaaaatataagtaTTAATCACATAAATTTTGATTAAATCTTATTTTTATAAGTCAACAAAAATTACTTATTTccataaaaattataaataaacaTATTTTTTCTCATAATAGGTAACTTACTTTCTCATATTAGAACAGCCAAATGGCGGCTAAATCTTAATTagtatttaaaaaatatatatatatttcaacttaaatatataatctgtatttatgaataataatataaatttaaaatgaCACAACGAACAAACCTAAAACTGAATTAACACAAATCATTAGAAAAAAAatacataattaaaataaatattagtCCTAATCCTAATAAAGTATGAATAAATATTCGTGTATTGTTGTTATAATATAAACTATTATGTTATTTTATTACTCCAAGGTACACATAAGTAAAATGATAAGTAGTCAGTTCAACCTAATAATTGTTAAAGTAATAATctctttaaaataatattaaataatgtacataatatatttttattcccgataaaataataaatttgctaaaataatatattttcttgattttaacCCTATTACTTTTTGTTTAAGTGTAATTCTttgttttttttgaaaataattctttGTTTTGTTATTTGTCGACTGGAAAAAATGATGAAGCAAAAATGTCCACACTACTATTACACTCTTGCAATGTAGTCACCGACAGCCGGACCCAACCAGCTATCGCCACGTGGCAACGATCAGTAATCAAACGGCCGAAACAAACCGTGTTACATCCGCAGGGGCCTATCCGTTAACTTTCACTAGAAGAATAATAACACTCGCTTCTACTGTACCTGTACGTGACAACTACACCCCCATCTTATATTACACGATTCTATTCAATTCAATTCAATTATCTAAATAATATCTACATCTACATCTGAATCTATATATATTAGATTTTGAAGATCGGAATCTGAGTGTGGGAGATTTCACATTGCTAAACACATTTATTTATAATCTCTTTCTCTATCTCTCTCCACGGACAGAAACAAGAGAGAGACTgggagagattgagagagagagatggaggCGTTTTATTACTTGGTGTTTGGGATACTGGGAGTGATAGTAGCAGCAACTGAGCTAAGCAAGAGCAACAAAGATCGTATCAACACTTCTCAGCCTTTCAATTCTTTCAAAAATAATTACCTCGTTGTTTACTCTCTTATGATGGgtacctcctcctcctcctctctctctctctctctctctcccctccccccctctctctctctccctctctctcattTTGTGCTTATTTATGCCTGCATTTTCTATTTTTACTTTTGATTTATGCTCAATTATGCTAATTCTATTGTTCTGTTTATCTCATTTTGAGTCAATTGgatgatatttattttatatttgaaGGATCTGTGTGCTTAATCTACTTCAATTCTGTTTCGTTGTTAACGTATCGGATCTGGATCCGGATAATTTTACAGATTTAGCCGCTGTATGTATAGTAATGTGAATTGTGAAGCTCAACTAAAATTCACAATGGATCTCTCACCAATTAATTTGGCACTGTCTTGTATCTAGCTAATCAACTGCTAAAAACTACATTTATTCATGCTATTAATTACTACTGTTTAATTATTAATCGGTTTTTTTGATACTGCTATACGATAACTGCATTTTTGGTGTAATGAACTTAGTTTCATCTACTGCCGTTTctatgtatatatagaaatatcatCCAGCCGGGATGTGCTATTTTCTGAATGTATTTAGTGTTGTATCAAGGCCATGCTTCATAATTCTACTTTAATTGCGGTTTCTACTTGTTTGAATTCTAGTTTAAATTTTTTCCCTAATGCTTTAGTCTTTCTTATGTGACTACAGCTGGTGACTGGTTGCAGGGACCATATGTGTACTACCTGTATACGACCTATGGCTATGGTAAGGGAGACATTGGACAACTCTTTATTGCTGGTTTTGGATCGTCCATGTTGTTCGGAACAATTGTTGGATCTCTGGCAGATAAAACGTTAGTCTCCTTCCCCATTAAAGATTTATTATCCACTGACACGTGAAATGTAATTTTACATTAACGTGTTTCTTGTTGGGTCACTAAAATCAATTTCAGGGGTAGGAAACGCGCCTGCGTAACTTACTGCATTACTTACATACTGAGCTGCATCACAAAGCACTCTCCTCACTATAAGGTTCTCATGTTGGGTCGTATCTTGGGTGGTATTGCTACATCCCTTTTGTTTTCGGCATTTGAGTCCTGGCTTGTGGCTGAGCACAACAAGGTACATGGTGATATATTTAAAAGTCTTAGCGCTTGCGTTTGCGCGTAAATTTTTGCTTATACGTCCTGTGGAAGTTGAAGCACAAAAGTATGTCTAAAAGTTAAAAACTATGACGAAAACCATCATTCTGTAAATTGATTTTAGTAGAATTTTTTGCCTTTTACTTTCTTTCTTTCTAGCATATATTGCCATTGCCTGATGTTCTTTATATAGATGGGCCATAGTTGAAATACATTCATATGATGTTTAGCTGTATTTGCAActtatataatttttaatatatagtATAAGCTGTCCAATTTGGCATGTGTCCTTGTTAGTTGTAATTGATGCCGACTGATGGAATGAATATTATTTCATCGAGTTAAGATCAGGAAATATGATATATATTACATCTAATCATATATGTGCACATGTGACCTGTTGCCTGATTCCTCTTGTACAGTTCCTTTTCTTGTCAATAGACTGATACCAATATTTGACCAAATTTGGTTTTTGGAATTTTTCTGCTATTTTGTACATCTTATTCTTCTAGCGTTAGAAAATGTATTGCGTAAGAAGTATAATTAGTCATGTAATTTGCATTATCAGGGAAATCAccaatctctctttcttcttgtTTATGTAGAGAAATTTTGATCAGCAATGGCTCTCTCTAACATTCTCCAAGGCAATATTTCTTGGAAATGGTCTTGTTGCTATTATCTCTGGTTTATTTGGAAATATGCTCGTTGATTCCCTAAATCTTGGGCCTGTGGCACCTTTTGATGCTGCTGCATGCTTTCTTGCCATTGGTATGGCCATTATAATGTCATCCTGGACGGAGAACTATGGAGACCCTTCAGAGAGCAAGGACTTGCTTACTCAGTTTAAGGGCGCTGCTGTAGCTATAGCTTCAGGTTTATACTATGACTGATGCATCATGTTCTCTTTTCGTATTTCTAAAGTTTTGTTACTTGCATCATAGACCATGTTAGTTTTGTAGTTCTTTAAGGGTATGCTAGTCCTGCTAGTTCTTTGCCCAATTCAATTTTAAGAGTAATCATAATAGTGTATAATGGACAGATGTACCTCACTTCCAATATTAATAGTGTGTTGGTGCAATTTGTTTTTGGTGAGAATTTCGTCTGAATTTTACTGAAAATTAGTAAGTCGAATTGGTGGTACACTAATATTTATAGCAAATACTCATTACTAACATATTCAAATTATATGTGCATTCATTATATTTTATTCTTTATGTTATCCTGTCATTTTTAGTTTATGTTTTCTGAGTGGCCTTTTTGGAACAGATGAGAAGATTGCATTGTTGGGTGCAATACAGTCATTGTTTGAAGGGTCTATGTATACCTTTGTGTTTCTCTGGACTCCTGCTTTGAGTCCAAATGACGAGGAAATTCCCCATGGTTTCATTTTTGCTACTTTCATGTTGGCATCAATGCTCGGAAGTTCATTCGCGTCTCGCTTGATGGCTCGCTCGTCAGTTAAAGTTGAGAGCTATATGCAGATTGTATTTGTGGTTTCTGCCGCATCTCTGTTGCTTCCCATTTTGACATCGGTAATTTCATTCAGTTTTTTATTCTTTTTTCTATATTTCAATTTTGATATATACTAAATACTGCTTGCTGACACCTCTAAATTCTGCTTGCTTTGTTTGGAACAGTTATTGGTACCTCCTTCTGAAGAGAAAGGTGGAGGTATTAAATTTGCAGGTTGTCTCCAGCTTCTTGGATTTTGTACCTTTGAGGCTTGTGTGGGTATTTTCTGGCCATCTATAATGAAAATGAGGTCCCAATACATTCCTGAAGAGGCTAGAAGCACCATCATGAATTTCTTCCGTATTCCTCTGAACATTTTTGTTTGCATCGTGTTGTATAATGTAtgtttctgaaaactttctttcTTCTATGGCTTAAACTTCAACAATAGTTTCTCGGTTCCAAAAACATTATTACAGCGTAGCAACTATTATACTTTTCTATTCTTTCTAAGATATATAAattgttgtttgatgtgaatttcCAGGTCAATGCCTTCCCCATCACTGTTATGTTTGGCATGTGCTCCATCTTTCTTTTCGTGGCCTCCCTGTTGCAAAGGAGGTTGTCAGTTATTGCAGAAAAAACAAGTAAGTTTCTATTTCTTGCAACCTGCTTCAAAGTTTTAGTATCTTTGTTCAAGTTTTCTTTTTACATGGAGTTATCAAGAGTGTAATGGAAAAAGCAGATATCATGTACTGATCTGATAGCATCGAGTAATCTGATAGAATTCGAGGTATCAGTTTATCTAATCTGATAGAAAATTAAGTGATCTAATATCCTTTATAAGTTTTTGTATACTTGCTTTCACGTGAAAAAGAAATTTGTAATGTTTTTGTTGCTAAATTAAAGAAATATGTACCTCCCACAGAGACAGAAGACTGGTCACAATTGAGGGAGAGGGACGCAGAGGCTGAACCACTGAATGATGCTTAGTTCCACAAAGTTGGAAGTGGTGTTGAGCAGTGGAAAAACTCTAGACGAACTTTTGCACAACTCATTTTAGTTAGCTATATATCCAATTTAGCAGTGCCAACAATTTATAGTAGTTTTGGCTTCTGGCATGGGAAGAAGTGGTTACTGAGGGCAAAGGTTGCAGCGGAAACATGTAACACCTAAAACTTCAACTCCCGGGAAGATATATTATTCAGCTGTTGTTTACTAGTCTTGTTGTTTTCTATTATATAGGTCAAAGTTTAAGGCCCTAGTTTTGCTCAAAACATTTTGCAAATTTTCGTATTCATACACAAGTGTTAAATGGCACAAGCAATTCTTTATACTTTTCATGTGTACTGCAATTATAAAAGAAATGATTTACATAATCTTATTTCCTTATTCACTCTGGCTCCAAGGATACAAGATATTTGAGTAATGCAGAACGAATTGAATTGTATTAATTCCAGCTTGCAGTCTGATTGAATTTAAGAACTCAAAGCATGCCTCCGGTCATACCATGACAATTTACtcttaaatttatatatataatattattaatgCCACAAAATGAATCTCAATCATCTTTTTATTGATTTTCATGAGTTAATAGTAGACAAAGGTGATTTTGAAGAACATACACAATTTGCTTTAACGAACTAAAAATTCACGAACTACTCGCAGTAATGCCTAAATTTCGCTGAATAGTAAACAAACATCTATGGTTCATACAAAGATATATAGCTTAACATTTTTCTTCACGAAGTAGAATAGTTGAGGACCTGAGGTTCCTTGgcaaaaagaaaataaaatgttgGGGTCTGAGGCCAAAAAAAAAAAAGCAGGCGATTCTTTTCCAAACGTGGACTCTGACTTGTAAACGGAACATATACCCTGAAAAAACAGCACAATAGCCCACAAGGATAGCCCATAGCCATACATATATGCTTTGAGAACAATGgtattataattaattattccaAGAAACAAGGGGATTTAAATTTACAGGAGCTTTGAAGACAGACATGAATACAGTTACAGATATGTACTCATCCAAATGTGACATTATTGTTACAAAGGAActaaatactgatgacatcctAAATCACACGAGCTCGTTTTGCCTGTACCGAAGCAGCTTCCAAGTCTCCAAGAAAGAAAAGGATTTTATCCAATATACCTACACTGGGTTCACTATCTACCAAAGATGTTTCTGCTGCAAGCTCGCCATCTGAATGCTGGTTTGATAGCATTTCCTGGTTTCTTGAACCTAAATGTCGTTGTATTTCACCTTGATGGACAAGATAACACTCATCTCCTTCACATATTATTTTCAATCCCCTGAAATTTACTACTCGCTCGATCATTATTTTTTACAAATCATAAACTAGCGTTTAAACCATCCCTGACTTGGGGAACCATTGCATGATACATCATTTGGACTTAGCTTTGAAGTAAAGATTCTATCCAAATAATAGAAAGATGCATATAGTTTTAATAAAACATGTAAAGAGGTAGCGAACAAGCAAGAGACGAAAAGAAGATAGCAGTCAACACTTGCAAACTTCTATATTAATACCTGAGTCTATCTGTCCTCGAAGAGGAAGAAATCACGTCATCAACTTCATTAGATTTGAAACTACGAAAATATATTTCAATTCTAACACAAATACCTGTAATATTTCTGGCCACAATCTACATCATTGTGGGTATCTATAATATGTATGCACGTTTCTGTATGCAAATATACTGACAGGGTTAAAACATGCACGGATAAATTGATATACTAGTTACATGAGGTCGTCAAGTAGGAGAAAACGTATAATGGCGGCATTTCTATACATGCATATAGGTTTGACCATAATAAGGCTGAGCATATAACAACTTTTATTTAGCAAATATATAAATGAATAGGCTTCAGATATTAATACAGATTCAACTTACAATCCTATTCGGTCACAACGATCTTGGACTATATACACATCTTTCCACGACTTGGAACCTGTGGGAGCATAAAATGCGGCACTATCCGGTCCCCATCGTTCCTCGAATAGGTTGGACCACAAAATATTTTCTGATGCCATGAGCTTCCATCGGCAGCATACTTTGACAAACAAAAGAACTTTGTTCATAAGCACGATATGTATATAAAGAAAAATATTACTTCCAAATGAAGCAATTATATGTACAATCAAGGAAGAGCTAAAGAAAGCGCATGTTTAGCATTGTTCAAATAAAAAGGCAGGAATTAATGTCTTTCATAAACTTCATGAACATAAGCTAAAACTGCTGGagttaaatttacatttttaaatTAATCCAACAATATCTACAGAATGCAATAAAATTGAATTAGAATGAGACTTCAATTAAGTCCAATGTCACTTACGAACAAATTGTTGTAGAAACTTGTCGAATATAGGACAACAATTGAGGAAATCAATACTAAGAAACAAACACAGCTTTAAGTCCTCAACTCAGAGACTAAATATATTCCTAGCCTGCAGGGTCATTAGCCAAGGACAACAGTATATAACTGAGAAGTTGACGTAATAATCGATTACCAAATGGTACTATAGTATATGATATATTAGTCCATCTCAAACACCAGAAACTTAAATGGTAAGAACTCAATAATTTATGATCACCATACAATTTTGCATTATTCACTGAAATTTACATTTGATTCTAAAAATTTCAGATCACAATAAGGCTTAATTTACAGTCATGATCAccatatattttatatttgtatCACTTCCATCTTATACCTAATCTATGGCATAATTCATGACCCTTTATTAATGAATCTGACAATAAACTGCATAGGATCAAAAGATATAAAACACAATTCTCAAGTCAAGAGAAATACATGTTAATCAAAAACTAAATTGGCCTAATTGGACAAGAATTCAACAAAACCAAGTCAGATCATATCTGAAATTGCATCCTCATCACATTAAAAGTCACAATCTTCCAAAATTAGAATGATCATATTAATAAATTCAGAATTCAGATGAAATTTTAATGAGGCATGCAGTAGATGTAAATACACACATATAAATACAAATACTGTATATAAGTATACAATTGCTGACCTTGATGAGCAGTGGCAAGACTTTGATGATCCAAGAAACAAAAGATTTTCAGACAAATTTCTGGAGGCAATCT carries:
- the LOC141689952 gene encoding uncharacterized protein LOC141689952 isoform X1; the encoded protein is MEAFYYLVFGILGVIVAATELSKSNKDRINTSQPFNSFKNNYLVVYSLMMAGDWLQGPYVYYLYTTYGYGKGDIGQLFIAGFGSSMLFGTIVGSLADKTGRKRACVTYCITYILSCITKHSPHYKVLMLGRILGGIATSLLFSAFESWLVAEHNKRNFDQQWLSLTFSKAIFLGNGLVAIISGLFGNMLVDSLNLGPVAPFDAAACFLAIGMAIIMSSWTENYGDPSESKDLLTQFKGAAVAIASDEKIALLGAIQSLFEGSMYTFVFLWTPALSPNDEEIPHGFIFATFMLASMLGSSFASRLMARSSVKVESYMQIVFVVSAASLLLPILTSLLVPPSEEKGGGIKFAGCLQLLGFCTFEACVGIFWPSIMKMRSQYIPEEARSTIMNFFRIPLNIFVCIVLYNVNAFPITVMFGMCSIFLFVASLLQRRLSVIAEKTKTEDWSQLRERDAEAEPLNDA
- the LOC141689952 gene encoding uncharacterized protein LOC141689952 isoform X2; translation: MLFGTIVGSLADKTGRKRACVTYCITYILSCITKHSPHYKVLMLGRILGGIATSLLFSAFESWLVAEHNKRNFDQQWLSLTFSKAIFLGNGLVAIISGLFGNMLVDSLNLGPVAPFDAAACFLAIGMAIIMSSWTENYGDPSESKDLLTQFKGAAVAIASDEKIALLGAIQSLFEGSMYTFVFLWTPALSPNDEEIPHGFIFATFMLASMLGSSFASRLMARSSVKVESYMQIVFVVSAASLLLPILTSLLVPPSEEKGGGIKFAGCLQLLGFCTFEACVGIFWPSIMKMRSQYIPEEARSTIMNFFRIPLNIFVCIVLYNVNAFPITVMFGMCSIFLFVASLLQRRLSVIAEKTKTEDWSQLRERDAEAEPLNDA
- the LOC141693405 gene encoding uncharacterized protein LOC141693405 produces the protein MERLPPEICLKIFCFLDHQSLATAHQVCCRWKLMASENILWSNLFEERWGPDSAAFYAPTGSKSWKDVYIVQDRCDRIGLGLKIICEGDECYLVHQGEIQRHLGSRNQEMLSNQHSDGELAAETSLVDSEPSVGILDKILFFLGDLEAASVQAKRARVI